A genomic segment from Verrucomicrobiia bacterium encodes:
- a CDS encoding class I SAM-dependent methyltransferase, giving the protein MPTAYDNVPYPSAVYPQTHPDRLATIGHLFGLTPARVESARVLELGCGDGTNITAMALTLPQSQFCGLDLASAPIRKGKKVVAALNLANVRLEQMDLLETPADLGQFDFIIAHGLYSWVPPEAREKILAICRGHLAEQGIAYISYNSYPGNHLRDLVRSMIRFHVRQFPEPQEQVRQARILIKFLATAKAKESLWQQVLRQQFDRIQRYVDAGFFHDDLSAANQPFYFYEFAEAAARHKLQFLAEADLTDMQVAGLTDEAQGVLRNLEQCNLVAREQYLDFIEGRSFRQTLLCHEERALERDLKPERAQALWIAADSRPAKPKAGLTGPAIEDFQRGKAVIATSHPALKCALGLLGEVWPRRVHFQELLEQARSRAGREDGGPAVSIQMDAQDLGEFLLRCYMVGFVDLHAHPSVFVTKPSARPVASPLARLQIQQGPVVVSLRHLTLKIEDRLGQELLKLLDGTRDREQIARQLADLVQSGKVPLPDQGAPVTAPEQMEKRLREGLDHSLQNLARLGLLVNPVLVEKIAGTIMSRKRTHRTQRKGDLDRR; this is encoded by the coding sequence ATGCCTACCGCATACGATAATGTTCCCTACCCGAGCGCGGTTTATCCTCAGACGCATCCGGACCGACTCGCCACCATCGGCCATTTATTCGGCCTGACACCGGCGCGGGTGGAGAGCGCGCGGGTGCTCGAATTGGGATGCGGCGATGGAACGAATATCACCGCGATGGCCCTTACGCTGCCGCAGAGCCAGTTCTGCGGATTGGATTTGGCGAGCGCGCCCATCCGCAAGGGCAAAAAGGTCGTTGCGGCGCTGAATCTGGCCAATGTGCGCCTCGAGCAAATGGACCTGTTGGAAACCCCGGCGGACCTGGGTCAGTTCGATTTCATTATCGCCCACGGGCTCTACTCGTGGGTGCCTCCCGAGGCGCGCGAGAAGATACTGGCAATATGCCGGGGGCACCTGGCTGAGCAGGGCATCGCTTACATCAGCTACAATTCCTATCCGGGCAATCACCTGCGGGACCTTGTCCGAAGCATGATCCGCTTTCATGTGCGGCAGTTCCCTGAACCACAGGAGCAGGTTCGACAGGCGCGCATTTTGATTAAATTCCTTGCGACGGCCAAAGCCAAGGAGAGTCTTTGGCAACAGGTTCTGCGCCAGCAATTCGACCGTATCCAGCGTTATGTGGATGCTGGATTCTTTCATGACGACTTGAGCGCCGCCAACCAGCCATTCTATTTTTACGAATTCGCCGAAGCAGCCGCGCGCCACAAACTGCAGTTCCTGGCTGAAGCGGATTTGACGGACATGCAGGTTGCAGGGCTGACAGACGAAGCCCAGGGCGTCCTGCGCAACCTCGAGCAATGCAACCTGGTGGCGCGGGAACAGTATCTTGATTTCATCGAAGGTCGCTCGTTTCGCCAAACCTTGCTCTGCCACGAAGAACGCGCTCTCGAGCGGGACTTGAAGCCGGAGCGGGCGCAGGCGTTATGGATTGCGGCAGACAGCCGCCCGGCAAAGCCAAAGGCGGGCCTTACCGGGCCGGCAATTGAGGATTTCCAACGCGGCAAAGCCGTCATCGCCACCAGCCATCCGGCCCTCAAGTGCGCCCTGGGCCTCCTGGGCGAGGTTTGGCCCCGGCGCGTGCATTTTCAGGAGTTGCTTGAGCAGGCCCGTTCACGCGCGGGACGCGAGGACGGCGGGCCGGCGGTTTCGATACAAATGGATGCGCAGGATTTGGGGGAATTTCTCCTGCGCTGCTACATGGTTGGGTTCGTCGATTTGCACGCCCATCCTTCTGTGTTTGTTACCAAACCCTCCGCGCGCCCCGTCGCCAGCCCTTTGGCCCGGCTCCAGATTCAGCAGGGCCCGGTGGTGGTTTCGTTGCGGCATCTGACCCTCAAGATCGAAGACCGCCTGGGGCAGGAGTTGCTCAAGTTGCTTGATGGCACCCGCGACCGCGAACAGATTGCGCGCCAACTGGCAGACCTGGTCCAATCCGGCAAGGTCCCTTTACCGGACCAGGGGGCGCCCGTAACGGCGCCCGAACAAATGGAAAAGCGACTGCGTGAAGGCCTCGATCACAGCCTGCAAAACCTGGCAAGGCTGGGACTTCTTGTGAACCCAGTGCTGGTGGAGAAAATTGCCGGGACGATTATGAGCCGCAAAAGAACACACAGAACGCAAAGGAAAGGGGATTTGGACCGCAGATAA